From one Streptococcus oralis genomic stretch:
- a CDS encoding ABC transporter ATP-binding protein, whose product MDLICQDVHFELGEKKILKGVSLKVEGHQFHTILGPNGSGKTSLLKLLYRQEKADKGLISLDGKPLEHWSLKETAKQMAVVTQFNQLQFDCTVEEIVLLGRTPHLSFLQKEKERDYALVQDALVKVDMLEKKTRLYSSLSGGEKQRVLLARALAQEPTLLLLDEPTNHLDIKYQLDLLAIVKNLKVNVLAVLHDIQLACRYSDYLYLMKEGEILYQGTPKETITPESLQIVYGVQSQVTWTEDQQAMIHYL is encoded by the coding sequence ATGGACTTGATTTGTCAGGATGTCCACTTTGAACTAGGAGAGAAAAAAATCCTCAAAGGAGTTTCTCTTAAGGTTGAGGGGCATCAATTTCACACGATACTAGGACCAAATGGAAGTGGAAAAACCAGTCTGCTTAAACTCCTTTATCGTCAGGAAAAGGCGGACAAAGGCTTGATAAGCCTAGATGGAAAGCCGCTGGAGCATTGGTCACTCAAAGAAACAGCCAAGCAAATGGCAGTTGTAACTCAGTTTAATCAATTGCAGTTTGATTGTACAGTTGAGGAAATCGTCTTGCTGGGAAGAACTCCCCACCTCTCTTTTTTACAGAAGGAAAAGGAAAGAGATTATGCCCTCGTTCAAGATGCTCTCGTCAAGGTGGATATGCTCGAGAAGAAAACTCGTCTCTATTCGTCTCTGTCAGGGGGGGAGAAACAACGAGTCTTATTAGCCCGCGCCTTGGCGCAAGAACCGACTCTCTTGCTCCTGGACGAACCAACCAATCACCTGGATATCAAGTACCAGTTAGACTTGTTGGCCATTGTGAAGAATCTCAAGGTCAATGTTTTAGCTGTCCTACATGATATTCAACTTGCTTGTCGCTATTCGGATTATCTCTATCTGATGAAAGAGGGAGAAATCCTTTACCAAGGGACTCCAAAGGAGACCATCACCCCTGAGTCATTGCAAATTGTATACGGAGTTCAAAGTCAGGTTACTTGGACCGAGGATCAGCAAGCTATGATTCACTATTTATAA
- the rpsO gene encoding 30S ribosomal protein S15, which yields MAISKEKKNEIIAQYARHEGDTGSVEVQVAVLTWEINHLNEHIKQHKKDHATYRGLMKKIGRRRNLLAYLRKNDVNRYRELINSLGLRR from the coding sequence ATGGCAATCTCAAAAGAGAAAAAAAATGAAATCATCGCACAATATGCACGTCACGAAGGTGATACAGGTTCAGTAGAGGTTCAAGTTGCTGTCCTTACTTGGGAAATCAACCACCTTAACGAACACATCAAACAACACAAAAAAGACCACGCTACTTACCGTGGATTGATGAAGAAAATCGGTCGCCGTCGTAACTTGCTTGCATACTTGCGTAAAAACGACGTTAACCGTTACCGTGAGTTGATCAACTCTCTAGGACTTCGTCGTTAA
- a CDS encoding phosphoglycerate mutase produces the protein MVKLVFARHGESEWNKANLFTGWADVDLSEKGTQQAIDAGKLIKEAGIEFDQAYTSVLKRAIKTTNLALEASDQLWVPVEKSWRLNERHYGGLTGKNKAEAAEQFGDEQVHIWRRSYDVLPPNMDRDDEHSAHTDRRYASLDDSVIPDAENLKVTLERALPFWEDKIAPALKDGKNVFVGAHGNSIRALVKHIKRLSDDEIMDVEIPNFPPLVFEFDEKLNVVSEYYLGK, from the coding sequence ATGGTAAAATTGGTTTTTGCTCGCCACGGTGAGTCTGAATGGAACAAAGCTAACCTTTTCACTGGTTGGGCTGATGTTGATTTGTCTGAAAAAGGTACACAACAAGCGATTGACGCTGGTAAATTGATCAAAGAAGCTGGTATCGAATTTGACCAAGCTTACACTTCAGTATTGAAACGTGCGATCAAAACAACAAACTTGGCTCTTGAAGCTTCTGACCAATTGTGGGTTCCAGTTGAAAAATCATGGCGCTTGAACGAACGTCACTACGGTGGTTTGACTGGTAAAAACAAAGCTGAAGCTGCGGAACAATTTGGTGATGAGCAAGTTCACATCTGGCGTCGTTCATACGATGTATTGCCTCCAAACATGGACCGTGATGATGAGCATTCAGCTCACACTGACCGTCGTTACGCTTCACTTGACGACTCAGTTATCCCAGATGCTGAAAACTTGAAAGTGACTTTGGAACGTGCCCTTCCATTCTGGGAAGACAAAATCGCTCCAGCACTTAAAGATGGTAAAAATGTATTCGTAGGAGCTCACGGTAACTCAATCCGTGCCCTTGTAAAACACATCAAACGCTTGTCAGATGACGAAATCATGGACGTGGAAATCCCTAACTTCCCACCATTGGTATTCGAATTTGACGAAAAATTGAACGTAGTTTCTGAATACTACCTTGGAAAATAA
- a CDS encoding FecCD family ABC transporter permease — protein MLSKLSGSRQDLQFVLFLGILLSVLGISLFLAVSMGSVAIDLGDTYRIILSRLGIPLEIGEVSKSTLAIVWNMRFPRVLLGLIVGAGLSMCGSVMQSTVNNPIAEPYVLGISAGATLGATLSIILGLKLVISLGAFLGAVLATIAVLIIASMQGRMTTSSLILSGTVVNALFLAFSNFIISVGANADSVMTIKFWTMGSLAGTTWSDLVLPTIVVGVAFLFFSTQYRVFNAMMMGDEAALTLGIPLRFYWYLYVTMVAVLTAVLVATCGIIGFVGLITPHLARGLVGTNYKRLFPIATLLGALFVIWADVLSRVIIPNAELPIGIFTALVGAPFFIYIVGGRRREVRA, from the coding sequence ATGCTTTCCAAACTTTCTGGAAGCCGACAAGATTTGCAATTTGTGTTGTTTTTAGGTATTTTGCTAAGTGTTTTAGGAATTTCGCTCTTTCTGGCAGTTTCTATGGGATCAGTTGCGATTGATCTAGGCGATACCTATCGAATTATTTTGAGCAGATTGGGGATTCCTCTTGAGATAGGAGAGGTTTCCAAGTCCACTCTTGCCATTGTATGGAACATGAGATTCCCCCGAGTATTGTTAGGTCTGATAGTAGGAGCTGGTCTTTCTATGTGTGGTAGCGTGATGCAGTCCACAGTGAACAACCCCATCGCAGAGCCTTATGTCTTAGGAATCTCTGCTGGTGCAACTCTAGGGGCAACCTTGAGCATCATTCTTGGTTTAAAATTGGTGATTAGCCTTGGAGCTTTTTTAGGAGCTGTTTTGGCAACAATCGCTGTCCTCATTATTGCCTCTATGCAGGGCAGGATGACGACTTCTAGTCTGATCTTATCAGGAACGGTGGTCAACGCTCTCTTTCTGGCTTTTTCAAACTTTATTATCTCAGTCGGCGCTAATGCGGACAGTGTGATGACCATTAAATTTTGGACCATGGGCTCGCTTGCCGGGACCACTTGGTCTGACTTAGTCCTGCCAACTATAGTAGTGGGAGTAGCGTTTCTATTTTTCTCTACTCAGTATCGTGTTTTCAATGCAATGATGATGGGAGATGAGGCTGCTTTAACTTTGGGGATTCCCTTACGCTTTTATTGGTATCTTTATGTGACAATGGTGGCTGTGTTAACAGCAGTCTTAGTGGCAACCTGTGGGATTATTGGATTTGTCGGTCTCATTACTCCTCACTTAGCTCGAGGGTTAGTAGGAACGAATTACAAGAGGCTTTTTCCCATTGCAACCTTGCTGGGTGCCCTCTTTGTCATCTGGGCAGATGTACTCTCTCGTGTCATTATTCCAAATGCTGAGCTGCCGATTGGTATTTTCACAGCCTTAGTAGGTGCTCCCTTCTTTATCTACATTGTTGGAGGTAGGCGAAGGGAGGTGAGGGCCTGA
- a CDS encoding ZmpA/ZmpB/ZmpC family metallo-endopeptidase, whose product MKKFFGEKQHRFSLRKLAIGLVSASISSLFFVSIASSGTVFAQENVAVHYKYVTDTELSSQEKDLIVKDIPKIAEDSESTYYLVYRMDEKVQLGQLPNTGGQNSLTSVLTGGALASIGLLIFVVSKKKGKKKALLNVILVTGMGSGLVSSVQAIENQLLLQYNQEYQLSQGDSLPLPRALSGYTYLGYIKQDKEINQQETAARDQKLDYTVQPHFQTNEGGQKAGDEQKAPSPTLPAEKPIPSQDSSNQHPSGLASVDPQDEVLAGRVNKPELLYKDQEIEIKLDFSEVVQENPDLTEGTIHVKQEGRAGKKIELVRIFTVENQEISREVLSTKVEEALPRIVEKGTKKAVAASEAPQSTRKGEPETQAPLPEYTGEQAGAVVDPEIAEKPEYTGTQAGAVVEPEQVAPLPEYQGTQAGAIVEPEKVEPEVGGVQSGALVEPEIAEKPAYTGEQSGAIVEPEEVPPTPEYRGTQAGAIVAPETSEKPEYTDTQAGAIVEPETQSSLPEYKGEQSGAIVAPETTETPEYTGTQAGAIVEPETQSSLPEYKGEQSGAIVAPETTETPEYTGTQAGAIVEPEQVAPLPEYTGNTEQVKPEAPTEKPKEKDPEKTLELRNVSDLELYSQTNGTYKQHVSLDGVPSNPDTYFVKVKSSLFKDVYLPVASITAETKDGQPVYKITAKAEKLQQELENKYVDDFTFYLAKKAREETTTFTSFSNLVKAINQNLSGTYHLAASLNANEVELDPEAKSYIKGAFTGQLIGEKDGKQYAIYNLKKPLFETLSSATVEKLSLKNVSISGKDAIGSLAYEAQNGTKIKQVHVDGVLAGERGIGGLLAKAEQSSITESSFKGRIINTYETTAAYNIGGLVGHLTGDKALLTKSKATVAISSNTNSSDQTVGGLAGLVDQDAQIQDSYAEGDINNAKHFGRVAGVAGYLWDRTSNLEKHAGRLTNVLSDVNVTNGNAITGYHYNGMKVKDTFSSKANRVYNVTLVKDEVVSKESFEERGTMLDASQIESKKAAINPLTLPIVEPLSTSGKKDSDFSKVAHYQAKRALAYKNIEKLLPFYNKATIVKYGNLVNENSLLYQKELLSAVMMKDNQVITDIVSNKETANKLLLHYKDHSSEKLDLKYQADFAKLAEYSLGNTGLLYTPNQFLYDQTSIIKQVLPDLQKVAYHSEAIRKTLGISPNVKQTELYLEDQFAKTKQHLEDSLKKLLSADAGLAGDNPVIKGYLVDKIKHNKEALLLGLTYLERWYNFSYGQVNVKDLVLYHLDFFGKGNASPLDTLIELGKSGFNNLLAKNNVDTYGISLASHHGTTDLFSTLEHYRKVFLPEKSNNDWFKSETKAYIVEEKSNIEEVKTKQGQAGTKYSIGVYDRITSATWKYRNMVLPLLTLPEKSVFVISTMSSLGFGAYDRYRNSEHKAGKALNDFVEENARETAKRQRDHYDYWYRILDNERREKLYRTILLYDAYKFGDDTTSGKATVEAKFDSSNPAMKNFFGPVGNKVVHNQHGAYATGDGVYYMSYRMLDKDGAITYTHEMTHDSDQDIYLGGYGRRSGLGPEFFAKGLLQAPDQPSDATITINSILRHSKSDSTEGSRLQILDPTERFQNATDLQNYVHNMFDLIYMLEYLEGQSIVNKLNVYQKMAVLRKIENKYVKDPVDGNEVYATNVVKELTEEEAQKLTNFDSLIDHNILSAREYQSGDYERNGYYTIKLFAPIYSALSSEKGTPGDLMGRRIAYELLAAKGFKDGMVPYISNQYEEAAKQKGKTINLYGKERGLVTDELVLDKVFEGKYASWAAFKKAMYKERVDQFKNLKQVTFKDPTKPWPSYATKTINSVTELQALMDQAVLKDAVSPRWSNYNPEYDSAVHKLKRAIFKAYLDQTNDFRTSIFKK is encoded by the coding sequence ATGAAAAAGTTTTTTGGAGAGAAGCAGCATCGTTTCTCCTTACGAAAATTAGCAATTGGACTTGTGTCAGCTTCGATTTCAAGCCTATTTTTTGTGTCCATTGCGAGCAGTGGTACTGTATTTGCCCAAGAAAATGTAGCTGTTCACTACAAGTATGTGACGGATACGGAGCTAAGTAGTCAAGAGAAAGACTTGATTGTAAAGGACATTCCGAAGATTGCTGAAGATAGTGAGAGCACTTATTATCTAGTCTACCGTATGGATGAGAAAGTCCAGCTAGGTCAGTTGCCCAATACAGGTGGGCAGAATAGCCTTACTAGTGTTTTAACTGGTGGAGCTCTAGCTTCAATTGGCCTTCTTATTTTTGTTGTATCCAAAAAGAAAGGCAAGAAGAAAGCCCTCTTGAATGTGATTTTGGTAACAGGGATGGGCAGCGGTTTGGTTTCTTCAGTTCAGGCTATCGAAAATCAACTTTTGCTCCAGTACAATCAAGAATACCAATTATCCCAAGGAGATAGTCTGCCTTTGCCACGTGCCTTATCAGGTTATACTTATCTAGGCTATATTAAGCAAGACAAAGAGATTAATCAGCAAGAAACTGCTGCTAGGGATCAGAAACTAGACTACACGGTTCAACCTCATTTCCAAACCAACGAAGGTGGACAAAAGGCAGGAGATGAGCAGAAAGCTCCATCTCCTACACTCCCTGCTGAAAAACCAATCCCTTCTCAAGATTCATCCAATCAACATCCGTCTGGTCTTGCTAGTGTGGATCCTCAGGATGAAGTCTTGGCTGGTCGCGTGAACAAACCAGAGCTCCTATACAAAGACCAAGAGATTGAAATCAAACTAGACTTTTCAGAAGTGGTTCAAGAAAATCCAGATCTAACAGAGGGAACCATCCATGTCAAACAAGAAGGTCGTGCTGGGAAGAAGATTGAACTTGTTCGCATTTTCACTGTTGAAAACCAAGAAATTTCTCGGGAAGTTCTCTCAACCAAAGTAGAAGAAGCCTTGCCACGTATAGTAGAGAAAGGGACTAAGAAGGCAGTAGCCGCGAGTGAAGCACCTCAGTCTACAAGAAAAGGAGAGCCTGAGACTCAGGCTCCATTACCAGAATATACAGGCGAGCAAGCGGGAGCGGTTGTAGACCCAGAGATAGCTGAAAAACCAGAATATACAGGCACCCAAGCAGGAGCAGTCGTTGAACCCGAGCAAGTCGCTCCACTACCTGAGTATCAGGGAACTCAAGCTGGTGCCATCGTTGAGCCGGAAAAAGTTGAGCCAGAGGTTGGGGGTGTCCAGTCAGGAGCTTTGGTGGAACCAGAAATAGCTGAGAAACCAGCCTATACAGGCGAGCAGTCTGGAGCAATCGTAGAACCTGAAGAGGTGCCACCAACACCAGAGTATAGGGGAACTCAAGCGGGAGCGATTGTAGCCCCAGAGACCAGCGAAAAACCAGAATATACAGATACGCAAGCAGGTGCGATTGTGGAACCTGAGACTCAATCTTCCTTACCAGAATATAAAGGTGAGCAGTCTGGTGCAATAGTAGCCCCAGAGACAACTGAAACACCAGAATATACAGGAACTCAAGCAGGTGCGATTGTGGAACCTGAGACTCAATCTTCCTTACCAGAATATAAAGGTGAGCAGTCTGGTGCAATAGTAGCCCCAGAGACAACTGAAACACCAGAATATACAGGAACTCAAGCAGGAGCCATCGTTGAACCGGAACAAGTCGCTCCTCTTCCAGAATATACTGGCAATACCGAGCAAGTAAAACCGGAAGCTCCGACAGAAAAACCAAAAGAAAAAGACCCAGAGAAGACGCTTGAGCTAAGAAATGTTTCGGATCTGGAGTTGTATAGTCAGACCAATGGTACTTACAAACAACACGTTTCTTTAGACGGTGTTCCAAGTAATCCAGACACTTACTTTGTCAAGGTTAAATCTTCGTTGTTTAAAGATGTCTATCTACCAGTCGCTTCAATAACGGCTGAAACGAAAGATGGTCAGCCAGTTTATAAAATCACAGCCAAGGCTGAGAAACTCCAGCAAGAGCTAGAGAATAAATATGTCGACGATTTCACCTTCTACCTAGCTAAGAAGGCTAGAGAGGAAACGACAACCTTTACTTCCTTTAGCAACCTAGTCAAAGCTATCAACCAGAATCTCTCTGGAACCTATCATTTAGCAGCTAGTTTGAATGCCAACGAAGTGGAGTTAGATCCTGAAGCTAAATCCTACATCAAGGGCGCCTTTACTGGTCAGTTGATCGGTGAAAAAGATGGCAAGCAGTATGCTATTTACAACTTGAAAAAACCACTGTTCGAAACCTTGAGTAGCGCTACGGTAGAAAAATTGAGTCTGAAAAATGTCTCCATTTCAGGGAAAGATGCTATCGGTTCACTGGCCTATGAAGCCCAGAATGGCACAAAGATTAAACAAGTTCACGTTGATGGTGTTCTCGCCGGTGAACGTGGTATCGGTGGTTTGCTGGCAAAGGCTGAGCAATCAAGTATCACAGAGAGCAGTTTCAAGGGAAGAATTATCAACACTTATGAAACGACTGCTGCCTACAATATCGGTGGTCTGGTCGGTCATTTGACAGGTGACAAGGCTTTACTTACTAAGTCAAAAGCGACAGTGGCCATTTCATCCAACACAAATAGTTCAGATCAGACTGTGGGTGGTCTTGCAGGTCTAGTAGATCAGGATGCACAGATCCAAGATAGCTATGCTGAAGGCGATATTAACAATGCCAAGCACTTTGGTAGAGTCGCGGGAGTAGCAGGCTATTTGTGGGATCGAACTTCTAATCTAGAAAAGCATGCTGGAAGATTGACCAATGTTCTCAGTGATGTCAATGTAACCAACGGAAATGCCATTACCGGTTACCACTACAATGGAATGAAGGTGAAGGACACATTCAGCAGCAAGGCCAACAGAGTCTACAATGTCACCTTGGTCAAGGATGAGGTCGTCAGCAAGGAATCCTTTGAAGAAAGAGGAACAATGCTAGATGCTTCCCAGATTGAAAGCAAAAAAGCAGCAATCAATCCTCTAACTCTACCAATAGTGGAACCCCTCTCAACAAGTGGCAAAAAAGACAGTGATTTTTCTAAGGTGGCTCATTATCAAGCTAAGCGCGCCTTGGCTTATAAGAACATTGAAAAATTGCTACCTTTCTACAACAAGGCAACCATCGTCAAATACGGAAATCTGGTCAATGAGAACAGTCTCTTATATCAAAAAGAACTCTTGTCAGCAGTTATGATGAAGGATAACCAAGTCATCACAGATATTGTTTCTAACAAAGAGACTGCAAACAAACTCTTGCTTCACTACAAGGACCATTCATCTGAAAAGCTCGATCTCAAGTACCAGGCTGATTTTGCCAAATTAGCAGAATATAGTCTAGGAAATACTGGACTTCTCTATACGCCAAACCAATTCCTGTATGACCAAACCTCCATCATCAAGCAAGTCTTACCAGACTTACAAAAGGTTGCCTATCATTCAGAAGCCATCAGAAAGACGCTCGGTATTTCTCCAAACGTCAAGCAAACTGAGCTTTATCTAGAAGACCAGTTCGCCAAAACAAAACAACATCTGGAAGACAGTTTGAAAAAACTCTTGTCAGCTGATGCTGGACTTGCCGGTGACAATCCAGTCATCAAGGGCTATCTTGTAGATAAAATCAAGCACAACAAGGAAGCCTTGCTACTTGGCTTGACCTATCTGGAGCGTTGGTACAACTTCAGCTATGGTCAAGTGAATGTCAAAGACCTAGTTCTGTACCATCTGGACTTCTTTGGTAAGGGAAATGCTTCACCACTAGATACTCTGATTGAGTTGGGTAAATCTGGCTTTAACAATCTTCTAGCTAAGAATAATGTCGATACTTATGGTATCAGTCTTGCCAGTCATCATGGGACGACAGATTTATTTAGCACGTTAGAACATTACCGAAAGGTCTTTTTACCAGAGAAAAGCAACAATGACTGGTTTAAATCAGAGACTAAGGCTTACATCGTCGAAGAAAAATCTAATATTGAAGAAGTCAAAACTAAGCAAGGACAAGCTGGCACCAAGTATTCTATAGGTGTCTATGACCGCATTACTAGTGCCACATGGAAATACCGCAATATGGTCTTGCCTCTCCTAACCTTGCCAGAGAAATCAGTATTTGTCATCTCGACCATGTCCAGCCTTGGATTTGGAGCCTATGATCGCTACCGCAATAGCGAGCATAAAGCGGGCAAGGCTCTCAATGATTTTGTAGAAGAAAATGCGCGTGAAACAGCCAAACGTCAGCGTGATCACTACGATTATTGGTATCGTATTTTAGATAATGAGAGACGTGAAAAACTCTATCGTACCATCTTGCTTTATGATGCTTATAAGTTTGGGGATGACACAACCTCAGGAAAAGCTACAGTGGAGGCTAAGTTTGATAGCTCCAATCCAGCCATGAAGAATTTCTTTGGACCAGTTGGCAATAAGGTAGTACACAACCAGCATGGAGCCTACGCAACAGGGGATGGTGTCTACTATATGTCTTACCGTATGCTAGACAAGGATGGAGCCATTACTTATACCCATGAAATGACCCATGATTCGGATCAGGATATTTATCTTGGCGGCTATGGTCGAAGAAGTGGCTTGGGCCCAGAGTTCTTTGCAAAAGGCTTATTGCAAGCCCCTGACCAACCAAGTGACGCAACCATTACCATTAATTCTATCTTGAGACACTCAAAATCAGATAGTACAGAGGGCTCCCGTCTGCAAATCTTGGATCCGACAGAAAGATTCCAAAACGCAACAGATCTTCAGAACTATGTCCACAACATGTTTGATCTTATCTACATGCTGGAATACCTCGAAGGGCAATCAATCGTTAACAAGCTAAATGTTTACCAGAAAATGGCGGTTCTCAGAAAAATTGAGAACAAGTATGTGAAAGATCCAGTAGATGGCAATGAGGTATACGCTACTAACGTAGTCAAAGAATTGACAGAAGAAGAGGCCCAAAAACTAACTAACTTTGATAGTTTGATTGACCACAACATCTTGTCAGCTCGTGAGTACCAGTCTGGTGACTATGAACGAAATGGCTACTATACGATTAAACTCTTTGCCCCAATCTATTCAGCTCTCAGCAGTGAGAAAGGCACGCCAGGGGACCTTATGGGGCGTAGGATTGCTTACGAACTTTTGGCTGCCAAAGGCTTCAAGGATGGAATGGTACCTTATATCTCTAACCAATACGAAGAAGCTGCCAAACAAAAAGGTAAAACTATCAATCTCTATGGTAAAGAACGCGGATTGGTGACAGATGAACTTGTATTGGACAAGGTGTTTGAAGGCAAGTATGCATCTTGGGCTGCCTTTAAGAAAGCCATGTACAAAGAACGTGTGGATCAGTTTAAAAACTTGAAACAAGTGACCTTTAAAGATCCGACAAAACCATGGCCAAGCTATGCGACCAAGACCATCAATAGTGTGACTGAATTGCAAGCCCTCATGGATCAAGCTGTTCTCAAGGATGCTGTAAGTCCTCGTTGGAGCAACTATAATCCAGAGTATGACAGTGCCGTTCATAAGTTGAAGAGAGCAATCTTTAAGGCCTATCTTGACCAAACAAACGACTTCAGAACCTCTATTTTTAAGAAATAA